In Thunnus albacares chromosome 1, fThuAlb1.1, whole genome shotgun sequence, the DNA window TACTTATCATGAACTCCACGAACAGTTCTTAATCTGTGCTGCAAGTCCTTCAGCCATAATGTGTTGAACTGCCATTAGTTGCATTTGAAGCCTTATTTGACAATCTATCTGCTCTTTACATAAGACGCAGTTTGATGAAGTACTGACTATGTGGCCATGTCATATATATACTACATGTGCCAGTTCTGCATTTTCACCACATAGTGAGTCCAGGGTTGACTCAAGGAATATGTTGCAACAACTGTTGCACAATGTTGTTCATTGCAGTATTTTTCTGCaatttttcctctgttttctccATACAGGGGACTGATTTTACTTGTCATGCCGGGTATGACGCTGTAATCCAGAGGTTACGAGATGGAAGGCAAATGTGCAAAGATATGGAGGAACTTTTAAAGATGAGGTAGCTGAAACCAAAACCGACCATTAACACGAGGGAATTTTGGAAATTCTTGAAACCATGCACCTCACTTATTTCAGTGATTGTTATTTCAGTAATTAATACCATGAcacaatatgataaatataaacataattcaatcaattcaatcaatcaatttttattcatatagcgccatattacaacaaaagtcatctcaaggcacttttcacatagagcaggtcaagaccgtactctttaatttacagctAAATATAGCTGTTCCTAGCAACGAACAGTTCATCACAGAATGCAAAAACCACTGTATGCCCTGTGTGCTTTGCAAAGAATTGTGGCCTCTAGAGTCTTATTATCTTAAGACAACATAAATTTTAATCGCAACCCTCAACAATATGAGGCCTGGATGATAATTTCTTCAAATGAACCTTTGAGAAAATATATACTAGTGTTAATTTGATTTAACAAATAGTCTCATCACTCTTTTTCATTGCAGTAGAGTAACAATTTAACTGATTTTTGACAGATTCCTAAATTAAGGTTTAGTGTGTTTGGCAATTTCATGTATTCCTGATGTGCAAAGAAtgactttaaaatgtgttttactagATCCAAAATAGCAACCAACATCTATAAGATGTTGTGTCTCAGAGGTACAAATATTCAGCATCACCATTAACTGATTACCCGGATAAAGAATATAGTAAGTTAGTAAGTAGATTCATACCAGTTTAAACTTATGATGTAACCAAATCTAACAAATGATGGGTCAGACCAATGACGGACATTTTATcagtcacaaaaataacactgaCTGGTTATTCTACCAAATTAATCTgtaataacatgaaatattaagCGGTTCTTGTTGTTAAATGGTGATGTTCTGGCTAATAAACCTAAGTCAGAGTTTCTTAGTGCGACAGAGCAAAACCATGACATGTGCTGTGATTCTATCTGCATGCCAAGTCAATGCATAATATGTTCCTTTCGTTAGAAGACAAATATGGCATATACAGTTTTATGCAGTTTTATAactaaacactgacacacatatcCTGAATGATGTGCCTGTTTGTTCATAATGCACAGGGCACTAGCAGAGGAGAAGTATGGGAAGGAACTGGTGACTATTGCTCGTAAAGCTGGAGGACACACAGAGATCAGGTAAATACCTCATCACCATATATTCAGTATTATTTACCATGTGAACATAAGTACATAATAATGGAATATAGATTAAAAGATAATTCATTATAGTTTGGAAAACttgcacttttttttcaaaaaacaataAGGTGAATGAAAGACACTTTTAATGCTATTTGAGACTGACCTGCAACATGAAATTTTTAGTCAGGCGCCTATGAGTCATTCTTTTTAGAGGAAACACACAGTTCTGTGTCTGAGACAGAGTGAAAAAaagatactgtgtgtgtctctttgtatgtgttttatcTACTGCAGCAGGCAGCTCCCCTCTAAGAATACAGTAGATCATCATGTGTTGGCAGTTTCCTGTTCTTACATAGAGTTTTTGTCACCTGCAACCACAGAGCTGACTATACTCtaaaagcaacaataaaatacacaaatggcCTTACTCTAACTCTATGATTTAAGGGGACGTTTTGGGAAATTAAAACCAAAAAGCTTTCTAGAGGTTTATGTGAGATTTTTTAAGAAAGATAGGTGCAGTatcaaagacagaaacattttaTGACAAGTTCTATGTGATAGAAAAAACATGCCCTTGTGGTAACATCAATTTAGTGTTATCACAGTGTTAAAAGCTTTCCATAAGTGTAAAAAAGGTCTGGATGTTGATAGGTTTTAATCTACTTGCTGTCTAGTATTAAGTGGGCCAAGTTAATGAGCAACAATTGTGCTCAGTGGAGCCTTGGTGATACTTTGTTTAGTCCAAACTGCTCTGGTGTAGCTGCTTAGTCACCAGCAGTCAGACAGTTAAGTTGCATGGAGctgctgtgactgtgtgttcaTGGGAGAATCACATTGGTCAAAAATAGCAATCTGAGCAATGGCCCtgtgtgaatttaaaaatgtgtaataCAATCAGTTGTGTTTACAGATAGATACTTTTATAGATagagaaatacttttttttatctcaaacatgttaaaaaataaaaaatatgagtaagaaaacaaaacaagaataaccAATAAAAGTAACAGCAAACATTTACAGCAAACTctcaataaacaacaataataaatatcaaattaCATGTGAGGTTTCCAAAATATTATAATCTATATTATTTGCAGATTATacaaatttattttgttgtggaacaacttttggatacagTGGGAAAAGAACTAGAAATGCTAAAGAGTTGATTTGATTCTAATAAACTAATACTGAATTTAAGTAAAATGAATTTATAATAATTGAGAATCGTTTCACTAACTCAAACAAGAAACTCGTGATAAATAAAGTAGATATTGGAAGAGTGtctgaaattaaatttcttgGGGTAATAATAGACAATAAATTATGCTGGAAGCCACATTCAATCATAAATGATATCAAAGCTAAAATATCAAAGTCAATTGCAATATTATATAAAGTCAAAGATCTTCTAAATCAAACTTTGTTATACACCTTATATTGTTCCTTTTTAGTCCCATATGTAACTTACTGTGTGGAAGTATGGGAAAgtacatataaaacaaacacttcatCCTTCAAAAAAGAACCATAAGAATTGTAAACAAAACCACTTAGAGAACCAACAAACTCTctctttattaaattaaatttaaagatGTGTTTAGCTtgcaaacaaacagcagactgTCACTGAATCACCTCCAATCTCTGTGCATTTTTTCAGCACTTTGAGAGCATCCTTCGAACAATTAAAAACACGTAAGTTCATCCAGTCATTTACCCAGTGGAATAGTCCTATAAGAGCACTTAATACTACTGCAActggttttatttgtgtgaagtattttttcattttgctgttctgatttgctgtttctggctgcagAAATCGAGAACATCGGGAACTTTCACATCCAACTCTCTGATGTATTGAAAGAGGAGGTGAAAAAGATTGAGACATTCAGAGACCGTCAGAAAGAGCAAAGGAAGAAGGTACTGGGCAACTTGTGTTGCTTAACTTATTGTACACAGACATAGAAGTGAGGTTTGATTGCCGTTACAATCTTAAAGTGAGGTTTGATGGCTTACTAACTTCTTTTCTATCTGTTTGCACATCTTTACAGTCAATGTTGTTACACACTAATACCTGTCTAATAGCTGTCTAATAGCTGTACTACATTCAGCTACCAGTTTAATAGGTACCCTTGTGCACTTGAAAAATCAATGTAATGCAAATCAATGCAACAGTCATGAAATAAATCCTCTCTGTGAAGCTTACATTATCACCACATCTCTTTTATCCCCACTGCTTTTAATTGAACCAAATTTAAGGTTTAATATCTTACaatgcactgtaacttttattctcctgttttatcggtcttattctattttagcttcttttttactttcaaatttaaaactttttaattgtatttaaatgtgtcttcacattgccttgtgttgcttttatattttgtcttgatgccttttatgctctgtgtaaagcaccttgaattgccttgttgttacaatgtgctatacaaataaacttgccttgccttgccttgcctttaTCTGTAcattattcagttttattgaCACTGTGTTACAGAAGTGTTGGTTCAACCCTATATATTCATACTTATATTCAGTACATGGAAACATTACATGCAAgatatttttccttttagttTGAAAGCATCATGGAGAAAGTTCAGAAGAAAAAGGTTTCTTTGTTCAAGAAAACCATGGAGGTAAAAAAACGACCAGAGCTACTGTAATTTACGTGATTGTATTGTGACTGATTTGATAGCAGACTGTATGTTCATCATGGGTGTGAACAGCAAACAGTGCACAGTCCTTCCTTAGTGGCACTCTGTGACCtttgctttctgtttctgtttctctcagtctAAGAGGAACTACGAGCTGAAGTGTAGGGAAGCGGATGAGGCAGAGCAGGGGGTCGAGAAGACAACTGCTGCCACCAAACACCCAGAAAAGGTACAACATACCTCACTATAGTAATGATGTGGAAATGGCCTGCCATTAAAAGGATTCAAATGCAAACTTTTTAAGGCATTTTATTTAAACCTTCATTTTTGTACCTAACCTCACCATAAACATGACCATCACTTCAGTGTGAGCTGAGGCCGGAGGCTGAGGAGTTCATTCAGACTTCATGGGTTTTAGAGGCTGCCCTGTAGAGCAAAGTGTATTCTGCTCATATAATACAAGATTCCACTTGACAGAAGAGCAACATTAGTGGATGGACTTTCTGCAACCTACACTATCTGAAGTATATGTTCATGTGATCTGTAATCTcttttaaagtaaattaaatctTGGGAAACTCCCCAAATGACCCTGATTATATTTAAGCTTTTGTATATTCATGAAAGGCTTTTCTAAAATCTATTGTCCTTTTAATGTTCTGAATGACTAGTGTGACAAGTTCTTATCAGAGTTTGTCACACTGTAGCTTCCTGTGTAATACATTGTTTGTTTCACAGGCGCGTCAAAGGGCCAAGCAATGCAGACAGGCAGCCAGTGATGCAGGTATGACTCAGAATCATCTTTCAGCTGttaaatttctatttttaaccagcatatatttgtattttacagtattaaTATAACCTCTCAATACATTTACAACTGGTTATCCAAATTCAGAGAAAACTTCATGGAAACACTGCACTGTACatctctgtttctattttatgtAATGACTTGTAAAAACTTTGAAAGAGGTTTGACAGTGACTACTTAATGGAAGGGCTCAATTTGAGTTGATTTGTAAGTATAACTAtctaaaaatgattttctaaTCTCTCACAGAGAAGCTGTACGTTACCAACATTGCTCAGCTAGAAAGTGTTCGCCAGGACTGggaagaaacacacaaaagcacatgtGAGGTACAGTGGACTATATTTATGTCACATTAACTGCTCTATTCACAAGCTTATAATAGCACACACTGAACCTCAAACCACATCACCTTTTTATCTGCACAATTTATGACTCTGCTCATAACACCTTGCTGCTGCTGACCACTTTATCATGCATTGAGCAAGCTAAAAATGTAACAAACTCACAATGAAGTTGTGACATACTTTGTCAAACTATACAAGTATTCTGTTATATCTGAATGTTTTACAGGTATTCCAGCAACTAGAGGGAGATCGCATCAGCATGCTCAGGTGTGCTCTCTGGGACCATTGCAATCATTTTTCCATGCAGTGTGTCAAAGACGATGAGGTGAGCTCATCTCCtctttatttatgtagtttaatgacTTTTGTGCACAGCACCTGGATTCATCTTAGGGGCATGTCTCATTTGAACGCTTGGTTTAAATTAAGACACATATTCAGAAATACTATAGCTCACCTCAAGAACtatttgagtttgttttgagGTTATAGGCAACATTTTACTAAACTGAGCCTAACAAGAAAACAGCACAATtctgatttcctccttttgtTTAATCAGTTTTATGAGGAGGTGAGGAAGCTCCTGGAAGAGTGTGACATCACCACAGACATCAACTGCTTCATAGAGATGAAAAAGACGGGAGGGAATCCACCAGGtgagagaagtgaaaaaaaaatgccatcACAAAAGAACTGCATAAGAGAGCAACTCATCTTCTAACCTTTATCTTTCAATGGACCCACAGGCAGGAAGTGATACTCATCTTTGtttctcaaaaaaacaaaacaaaaaaaagcttctcACTCTCATTTCTTCACACAGAGCCCATAGTGTTTGAGAGCTACTACCCAAAGGAGACATCCGGGGACAGCAACGGTCAAGCTCAATTtgcaggagggagagaagacATAATGAGGAGGTGTGACAAACCACGTGGGGGTGGTGGGAATCAAGAGAAGACAGGATTGTTAAATCCTCAGTAGAGTTTAAGCACATGAGCAGTGTAAGGTTGTTTTGGCAGTAACCACGAAATGGCCATTTCCTCCAGGTGCATCATTCTACTGTACAACTTATGCAACTTATTGATATGAATTAACTAGAGGTGTGAGACGTATTTCACAAGGGAAGTGAGTGAGAACAGAGATGGGTTAAACCAATTTTGCAGAGGGGGGAGGAAAACCAATACACTTCTGTGCTCAGTTGTTCTGATGTGAGCTATATGGCATCAAACTTAGAGATAAACACACCACCTCTATATCTTTAGAATTATGACGCAGTCACTAATTTGAAGTAACAAGCAGAGGCTTGTGGTCTAATAAAAATACTtactcaacaaaaacaaacaaaaacttgctgatgaaaacactttttGGTTCCCTGAGACAAAAAccacttctttctttcattttgacCTGACAAAAGAGAATCTAATCTAAAAGAACCACAAGCAGTTGAAAGATTGTTTTTAGGCCTGTGTGTATCCTAAATATCTTACTTGAACCCACAGGCACTCTGATCCCCTACTCGGAAGTTCTGGGAGGATTAACACTGAAGGTCTCCAAAGCTCACGATCAACACTGACATCCACTGGCGAGTGTGAGTACTGAATATCACTCATTTATCATCTTACAgttatatttatgtacttttgaATGAGAACTTACAAACAAGATCATCCATATGTTGTTGGATCATCTTACACAGTATTGTCGAGTGCAATTAACATTTCAGCCTTTTTTAGAGCTCTTGGTGGATCCTTTTTACTTGAATATACAAATTGTGTGTACCTTACACAATAGTAAACacaagatttaaaaatgaagaaaaactaGAAAATCATGACACAGTTTTATAATTCAAATAGTtttacaaataaagaaaaaaataaaaaaaacaaaaaaataaatcaaattaaaaaacaaaattgaaaaatttaattaaattaaagaaaattacacaaaattaagGTAATGCATTGGTAATATTCaacttactgtatgtgtagcAAAAGACATTACCTTTAATGggattcattgttttgtaacaataaataacaatatgaatgaaaaaacattaCTCATGATTGGAATTGAACGTCAcatgatgtactgtatgcaaCTGTACGCTAACATTGTCTGCTGTGCTGCTCTCTGTTGTGGCTTCAGCTGAGCCTTCCGATGGAGGGTATGCACCCTTCCCGGGCCTCCAACAAGCAGCTTCACTGGCCACAGTTTCAGCTGATGAAGACAGCTACGTTGTGCTCTATACATACAGTGCAAAGGTGATCAAGAGTGCATCATTTAGTCACACAGTTGTTTACTAAGTATTATTTGGACAAGAGGCCACTCTGATTGTATGTTACTGAGATGTAGATAGGTTTGATGATgatttctgtgaaaaaaaaggattgTTAGCACTGTCCATCTGTGACTAACTTTTGTCATCTTTGCTCACATTGACTGGTCAGGAAGAGGATGAACTGGATATAATTAGGGGGGACCGGGTCCAAGTACTGGATCGAGGAGAAGATGGCTGGTGGACAGTGGAGAAGAACGGGCTGACTGGACTGGTGCCAGGAAACCATCTGGGAAAACtctgattacacacacacacacacacacacacacacacagagagagagagagagagagagagagagagagagagagagagagagagagagagagagagagagataaatgacagaaaaaacagagtCACAGAGCAATGCATATATgcattcatttcaaaagtttaacagcTGGCCGCACATATACAGGCAAATATGCACCATGTGTCAAACTTACAAAGACATGAACTTCATGCCACTTCACTCAcagattcatacacacacacacttctttgtCAAGCTTCCTTTATTTAGAATCTTAGATATAAGATACAAGAAAATATTAGTTTTTCTGAACGTGAATGTAAATTTAGCATAATTTAGTAGAAAGTAGAGTTTTACAGCAATCACATACAAATGTTATGTAATGTCTTCCTCAGACATCCCTTATTTATTCACATTGCTTTCGATCAGCAGGATTATATCTTGGTGGATTAATCACAAAAGGATATTAAAGTATAACCCTTCTACCTCGTGTTGTACAGCTGGGATTCTAATAGTTTTTACTCCTAATACTTACAATAGTACACAGGACTAAAGACTGAAATGCCATCTGGTGTTGAAAATTTGGATGGaaatttttttaatgactttaattACTTTGCTCTGTcaatatgtcatattttcaaTTTGAGTTTGAtgaacaaacaagaaaatttgCACTTTACACTGGTAATATTAGAAAAACTATTCCAGTCAAGCAAAGTTCTGCATGACAACAATTACATCACGCTTTTATTAATCACCCGAACTTTGATTAgtcatcatcatatcatcatgCTGGCTACTCTACTGACAGAGGTGACtaataaattgatttatttccagttgtgtaaaaaacaaaacagtgttgAACATAATCACTGTATTGGGTGTGATAAATTAGGAGTTACTAATAAGTAAAGTGCAAATGACATAAATAGCCATTTATTAGATGAGTACCTACCTGTCTGTACAACAGCGATCCCAGCAGTGTGGTAAATTGCCTTGGATCACTgctgttcattatttttttataaattatattttgcatGTCTAAATTAATAGTGCAACACTGAATGTATTAAGATGCTTCAACAGTTCAGCTAGGATTGGTGGCATGTTGGGCTTTAAAATGTGctcctgttttggttttacacttTGTCTCGGGTTATGTCTGTAATGTTTGAATGTTCTTTGTGTGTTATAAAAGAGAACAGACAGTTACTATATGTGCACtatgtaaatatacagtgtgtCGGCTGGTTTTTTTTAACCGCTAGAAGAACATCGCCTACCATGGTTGCAGTTAATATAGatcaaaatacagaaataaagtttatataCCTGTCACAGTATCAACTGATGGCACATATTTTGTTTACACCATATGTTTCAAAGACATGTATATTTTTATCTTAATCATTATACTATGATCTAATTGGTAAGGTTTACAGTCACATAAAACCATGGAAATGAAAGGAGAGTTAGACAGTGAAGTTGAAATGTatgactttatttgtttttcctgcctGTTCTCCAATCTATACataattttatttctcttttttttgcgGCGCTAGCTAAATATCTAGGGGTCAATTTAAAGgcttaaaaatattaaaacggTGCACTTTCACAAAAACGTATAAAACAATGAGTTGTAATTCTTTATAGCAGGTTTATAACTAAAACTAGACAGAAGGAATTCTCTGACTGGAAACATTGCGACAAACTGaacctacacatacacacgtctTCAGTTAACATTGATAATACTCCTACTAACAGCACTGGAGACTGAAAGGTTGACTGACTCACAATTTATATATTGGCAATACCTCAGTAGTGAAGCCTGATTCAGAATACATCGACACCAAACCAGAATGTACATTATTCACAACCTGAATATTTGTGAATATGAAAAACTCTTTCTACCAATAATGGCTTTGAGAGACAAAACATAAGAGCAGATGCACAAAACAATTTAAGACAGTGATAAAAATCCTGAATCTGTTCTTTATATGAGAAAAAGTTTTTGTCCATTTTCACAAAATCTGGTCAGACTGAGTTCTTAGGAATAGTGTACAAGTTCTATTTAGCATAGATTTTGAATTTAAACAACCATGAAATATCTCCAGAGCTCTGGCCATAGTGCAAACTAGCACACAAAGAAATACATTCCATACAACTCTCCCAACCATAATATCACACATAAGCTCGTCATTACTCCTCATCATCCTTACTGGGGATGAGCCCAATATTTATGCAGCcacaatcaaatgaaaacaaaaaaaagcatcaacatcaaaaatgtcaattagCCGTATGCACTTTGGCTTTTGTAAGTATTTCAGTATTTgtaagaaaacagtgaaacagtgaaaataaCAGTAACTTACAAAGCATGTCAATAAATAACTGGTTTCCCCTTGAAGCCCCACCCAAACCATATCGTCAGTGTTCGCTACTTTATCATGAATTGTGCAAGGTGTGCTTGAGCTTATATATAACTACAGCTGAAATCTACTGTGGACATGTCCGGTGATGCTCCTTTGATTTTCTGAGTGTTTCATTGACCTTCATGCATAACTGTTGGTGGTGACCAGCAGCTCATATGCTGGATCATGACTCCTCCTGCACAACACCACGCAGGCACAGAGCATGCCCAGCATCTGCAGGCAGACAGcacaggaaagaaagaaaagacgtTATTCAAATCATTAACCTCCAGCAAACTTGGCAGATAAATAACAGCATGAGATGTAATCACTGAATGGAAATGTTTTGTATGAGAAGAGCCAGTCACTATGGTAAATCATTTTGTTAAGCTAATGATGTAAAAATCATTATCTTCTCACACTTACATCGCACATAGTATGTTTAGGTGAGTATGTTTGAGTGTAATATAAATTGATTCACCATGCTGTCTTTGTAACCACTTTGGGAGATGGGGTTTCCTGGTCAGCAGCAACCATGCTGAGCTGTTAAACACGCTAGAAATCCTTTGACACAATCAGGTCAGAGCTGCTGTCAGCTCTGGGCTCAACAGAGACATGGTTGTGCTGACAGAgattactgcagctttaattatgctcccaataaacatgattttgacTTGGTTTCAATGCAGGACTCTTACATGTGTTTGATGAGGTGAGTCAGCTGTTTAATGTCAATGTATTGAGTGCAGTGTTTAATACTCATACTGGCTGTTGTCCTTTATTAGTTTTAGTATTAGTAAACTTTTCCCTTAAACATACACTCCTTGATTTGGATAATAGCGTCTGTAGAAGCCagagtttttcttttacaataaaatcaatttgaaCATCAGCAACATCAGCTGTCAGACAATCAAACAGGTTTATACCTACCCACAGTTCTGTATCAGAACTACCAACTGTTTCCTGTAAACCACTTAAATTGAAACTAAGGTCTAGACAGCAGAAATGGTGTCCACAAGACAGGAAACCGTGTGCAAAAATAACCACACTAAACTAAACAGGTCATAATTGAACCAGGAAATTACTGTAAAATCTGATAGACATTTACAACAGACAATTTGGGTACTGTTCACCTTTGTACTAATTTCTAAATAAGTGGCTTAGATACTATATAAACCCAagatttgtttaaaacctgcCCAACCCATCATGTTGCTTGCAGTGATGGACTatactaaaaacatttttttgtattttccctCCTTACCTGTATAGATGCGAAAGTTAGTGCAGCCCATATGACATACATCATGATCTCCTTTAATTTCTTCACAACAAGAGCTTCACAACCctaagacagaaaataaatgacattaaaagaaGCTCACTGACATTCCAAGTCTTACATAACAAATGCGCAAGCAATAACCTCAcagaacattttatattttaagtctCTTGTTGTTTGTACCTCTTGGTAGAGATCTGCTGGTCGAGTCAGAGTGCCGGTGCAGTTGCTGATGCTGGGTTGACAGCAGCTCACTGGAACGCTGTTGTTCTTGGATTCTTTAAACCAGCGAGTGTTCCTCCAGTCGGAGTAGTTGTGAATGCCACAGCAATGAAGCTAACAGAAGGACAATGAATGACAATGAGTGAAAATCTTCAGAGTCTGGAGTTCTGATTACTATAcgaaatgtatttattatctTAAATAATTGTATATCcatagaaaaaaattaaattaaaattaaacttaAGTGTTCAAGGTGACCCGACCATCAATAGTttcacagtaaatgtaaaaataattattattgaaCACACAGTGAGGACTTTTTGTTTGAGTGCTCGTGTTaaatttttcagtgaaaatactgtatgtctgaaaTATTTCTGAAGGTTATCAT includes these proteins:
- the LOC122978776 gene encoding proline-serine-threonine phosphatase-interacting protein 1-like, producing MAPLMFKNAFWGTDFTCHAGYDAVIQRLRDGRQMCKDMEELLKMRALAEEKYGKELVTIARKAGGHTEISTLRASFEQLKTQIENIGNFHIQLSDVLKEEVKKIETFRDRQKEQRKKFESIMEKVQKKKVSLFKKTMESKRNYELKCREADEAEQGVEKTTAATKHPEKARQRAKQCRQAASDAEKLYVTNIAQLESVRQDWEETHKSTCEVFQQLEGDRISMLRCALWDHCNHFSMQCVKDDEFYEEVRKLLEECDITTDINCFIEMKKTGGNPPEPIVFESYYPKETSGDSNGQAQFAGGREDIMRRHSDPLLGSSGRINTEGLQSSRSTLTSTGESEPSDGGYAPFPGLQQAASLATVSADEDSYVVLYTYSAKEEDELDIIRGDRVQVLDRGEDGWWTVEKNGLTGLVPGNHLGKL